A window of the Ostrea edulis chromosome 1, xbOstEdul1.1, whole genome shotgun sequence genome harbors these coding sequences:
- the LOC125660637 gene encoding uncharacterized protein LOC125660637 isoform X2, translated as MMSTILVLNLPVTTGSPTTPQEASAMSVTGPSSDGGGGTAGVAVVGTLVVIILLVIVVLGILLLYRRNKLPERMQSFITERIGDTRILCCQSEESHIVDPEVAAPMIVSTTDQEGYKGSTTKIHKLLRYVHHILKKELEVCDLKEQLIIYSASLKEHFNPTLLNDLNNVKHVEDYDQLDMKVVFALLMNLCSNIKPPATGWGYKPRDDDFSTGADLERIRTIWNEYCDNHCNNQQLNYVYGRMLEKYGENPTEAKLANPDEDEFKDIKIKIDAVRLKRDCNVEDGVVVTENIKSALTLLETSDVIICRGAIGCGKTTAMRYIQEKYEDKGWRSVWFEEYINEDDLRENEIQDTLLCCDNLFGTFNWYVFSSESVTSFEDVIKSKRERYKEHLKVVLGIHQHVYDKVMKFSRPQIFENKKSVVEMDALREAELLLIWKELKKEGHCVRDPSCYFKSIEFSSVSTKLSLNQGSVGKPFLLSMYTQHHALFANDDFTKSPVTTLVDKFKRIREENKELFYSLVYIMYVSVHKKDEEILDWAGSIESRLTKSSIEKCAEKFPGYLSEDDNTLELKHELLNIALFRACFGIEEMLCSLVYHCNKETVLQLTRIKEECDTDFVNCLPSSDTDDKVKVELLKKIADAKGVKFNKPTHLRRKCGKVLTQKR; from the exons atgatgtcgaCAATTCTAGTCTTGAATTTACC TGTAACTACGGGGTCACCCACAACACCACAGGAGGCATCAGCAATGTCCGTAACTGGACCCAGCAGCGACGGAGGAGGGGGTACAGCTGGAGTGGCTGTAGTTGGTACATTGGTGGTTATAATTCTACTAGTGATTGTCGTCCTGGGCATACTACTCCTATACCGCCGCAACAAATTACCAGAGAGGATGCAAAGTTTTATAACAGAGAGAATAGGAG ATACAAGGATATTGTGTTGTCAAAGTGAAGAGAGCCATATTGTTG atcCTGAAGTTGCAGCTCCAATGATTGTTAGTACAACTGACCAAG AAGGATATAAAGGCAGTACAACAAAGATACATAAACTCTTAAGATATGTACaccatattttgaaaaaagaacttGAAGTGTGTGACTTGAAGGAACAACTTATCATATATTCAGCATCCTTGAAGGAACATTTTAACCCAACTTTGTTAAATGATCTGAACAATGTAAAACATGTTGAGGATTATGATCAATTAGACATGAAGGTCGTGTTTGCCTTGCTGATGAATTTGTGTAGCAACATTAAGCCCCCAGCAACAGGTTGGGGTTACAAGCCTCGTGATGACGATTTCTCTACTGGAGCTGACCTTGAGAGGATTCGCACGATATGGAATGAGTATTGTGACAATCACTGTAATAATCAACAGCTTAATTATGTGTATGGAAGAATGTTAGAGAAATATGGAGAAAATCCCACTGAAGCAAAATTGGCAAATCCAGATGAAGATGAATTCAAGgacattaaaattaaaattgatg cTGTTCGTTTGAAGAGAGATTGCAATGTTGAAGATGGAGTTGTTGTGACAGAGAATATAAAGTCAGCTCTGACACTGTTGGAGACCTCAGATGTCATCATTTGTAGAGGCGCCATTGGTTGTGGTAAAACAACTGCAATGAGGTACATACAGGAAAAGTACGAGGACAAAGGATGGCGATCAGTTTGGTTTGAGGAGTATATTAACGAAGATGACCTGAGGGAAAATGAAATTCAGGATACGTTGCTCTGTTGTGACAATCTGTTTGGAACATTCAACTGGTATGTTTTTTCATCCGAATCTGTAACCAGTTTTGAAGATGTTATAAAAAGCAAGAGAGAAAGATACAAAGAACACCTTAAAGTTGTATTAGGTATACATCAGCATGTCTATGATAAAGTCATGAAATTCAGTAGACCacaaatttttgaaaacaaaaaatcagTGGTTGAGATGGATGCACTCCGTGAAGCAGAACTGTTATTAATTTGGAAAGAATTGAAAAAGGAGGGTCACTGTGTCCGTGATCCAAGCTGTTACTTCAAAAGCATTGAATTCTCCTCCGTGTCCACAAAACTGTCTCTAAACCAAGGAAGTGTTGGGAAGCCATTCTTACTTTCTATGTATACTCAGCACCATGCTCTGTTCGCTAATGACGACTTCACGAAGTCTCCAGTAACAACGCTAGTGGATAAGTTTAAGAGAATTCGTGAGGAGAATAAGGAACTTTTCTATTCTCTTGTTTACATTATGTATGTAAGTGTGCACAAAAAAGATGAAGAGATCCTGGACTGGGCAGGTTCCATTGAATCAAGATTAACAAAGAGTAGTATAGAAAAATGCGCTGAAAAGTTTCCTGGGTATCTCTCTGAGGATGATAATACTTTGGAACTTAAACACGAACTGCTAAATATAGCACTTTTTAGGGCGTGTTTTGGGATTGAAGAAATGTTATGTTCACTTGTTTACCACTGTAACAAGGAAACAGTTCTTCAGCTAACAAGAATCAAAGAAGAATGTGACACTGATTTTGTCAATTGTTTGCCGTCCTCTGACACTGACGATAAGGTGAAGGTAGAATTGTTGAAAAAGATTGCAGATGCTAAAGGTGTTAAATTCAATAAACCAACACATCTCCGAAGAAAATGTGGAAAAGTTCTTACACAGAAAAGATGA
- the LOC125660637 gene encoding uncharacterized protein LOC125660637 isoform X1 translates to MSCAKQFNEKLGFCPLSSRERMSIKSLQTRENLQFVTTGSPTTPQEASAMSVTGPSSDGGGGTAGVAVVGTLVVIILLVIVVLGILLLYRRNKLPERMQSFITERIGDTRILCCQSEESHIVDPEVAAPMIVSTTDQEGYKGSTTKIHKLLRYVHHILKKELEVCDLKEQLIIYSASLKEHFNPTLLNDLNNVKHVEDYDQLDMKVVFALLMNLCSNIKPPATGWGYKPRDDDFSTGADLERIRTIWNEYCDNHCNNQQLNYVYGRMLEKYGENPTEAKLANPDEDEFKDIKIKIDAVRLKRDCNVEDGVVVTENIKSALTLLETSDVIICRGAIGCGKTTAMRYIQEKYEDKGWRSVWFEEYINEDDLRENEIQDTLLCCDNLFGTFNWYVFSSESVTSFEDVIKSKRERYKEHLKVVLGIHQHVYDKVMKFSRPQIFENKKSVVEMDALREAELLLIWKELKKEGHCVRDPSCYFKSIEFSSVSTKLSLNQGSVGKPFLLSMYTQHHALFANDDFTKSPVTTLVDKFKRIREENKELFYSLVYIMYVSVHKKDEEILDWAGSIESRLTKSSIEKCAEKFPGYLSEDDNTLELKHELLNIALFRACFGIEEMLCSLVYHCNKETVLQLTRIKEECDTDFVNCLPSSDTDDKVKVELLKKIADAKGVKFNKPTHLRRKCGKVLTQKR, encoded by the exons ATGTCCTGTGCTAAGCAATTCAACGAAAAACTTGGATTTTGTCCCTTGTCAAGCAGAGAAAGGATGTCCATTAAATCCTTACAAACTAGAGAAAATCTACAATT TGTAACTACGGGGTCACCCACAACACCACAGGAGGCATCAGCAATGTCCGTAACTGGACCCAGCAGCGACGGAGGAGGGGGTACAGCTGGAGTGGCTGTAGTTGGTACATTGGTGGTTATAATTCTACTAGTGATTGTCGTCCTGGGCATACTACTCCTATACCGCCGCAACAAATTACCAGAGAGGATGCAAAGTTTTATAACAGAGAGAATAGGAG ATACAAGGATATTGTGTTGTCAAAGTGAAGAGAGCCATATTGTTG atcCTGAAGTTGCAGCTCCAATGATTGTTAGTACAACTGACCAAG AAGGATATAAAGGCAGTACAACAAAGATACATAAACTCTTAAGATATGTACaccatattttgaaaaaagaacttGAAGTGTGTGACTTGAAGGAACAACTTATCATATATTCAGCATCCTTGAAGGAACATTTTAACCCAACTTTGTTAAATGATCTGAACAATGTAAAACATGTTGAGGATTATGATCAATTAGACATGAAGGTCGTGTTTGCCTTGCTGATGAATTTGTGTAGCAACATTAAGCCCCCAGCAACAGGTTGGGGTTACAAGCCTCGTGATGACGATTTCTCTACTGGAGCTGACCTTGAGAGGATTCGCACGATATGGAATGAGTATTGTGACAATCACTGTAATAATCAACAGCTTAATTATGTGTATGGAAGAATGTTAGAGAAATATGGAGAAAATCCCACTGAAGCAAAATTGGCAAATCCAGATGAAGATGAATTCAAGgacattaaaattaaaattgatg cTGTTCGTTTGAAGAGAGATTGCAATGTTGAAGATGGAGTTGTTGTGACAGAGAATATAAAGTCAGCTCTGACACTGTTGGAGACCTCAGATGTCATCATTTGTAGAGGCGCCATTGGTTGTGGTAAAACAACTGCAATGAGGTACATACAGGAAAAGTACGAGGACAAAGGATGGCGATCAGTTTGGTTTGAGGAGTATATTAACGAAGATGACCTGAGGGAAAATGAAATTCAGGATACGTTGCTCTGTTGTGACAATCTGTTTGGAACATTCAACTGGTATGTTTTTTCATCCGAATCTGTAACCAGTTTTGAAGATGTTATAAAAAGCAAGAGAGAAAGATACAAAGAACACCTTAAAGTTGTATTAGGTATACATCAGCATGTCTATGATAAAGTCATGAAATTCAGTAGACCacaaatttttgaaaacaaaaaatcagTGGTTGAGATGGATGCACTCCGTGAAGCAGAACTGTTATTAATTTGGAAAGAATTGAAAAAGGAGGGTCACTGTGTCCGTGATCCAAGCTGTTACTTCAAAAGCATTGAATTCTCCTCCGTGTCCACAAAACTGTCTCTAAACCAAGGAAGTGTTGGGAAGCCATTCTTACTTTCTATGTATACTCAGCACCATGCTCTGTTCGCTAATGACGACTTCACGAAGTCTCCAGTAACAACGCTAGTGGATAAGTTTAAGAGAATTCGTGAGGAGAATAAGGAACTTTTCTATTCTCTTGTTTACATTATGTATGTAAGTGTGCACAAAAAAGATGAAGAGATCCTGGACTGGGCAGGTTCCATTGAATCAAGATTAACAAAGAGTAGTATAGAAAAATGCGCTGAAAAGTTTCCTGGGTATCTCTCTGAGGATGATAATACTTTGGAACTTAAACACGAACTGCTAAATATAGCACTTTTTAGGGCGTGTTTTGGGATTGAAGAAATGTTATGTTCACTTGTTTACCACTGTAACAAGGAAACAGTTCTTCAGCTAACAAGAATCAAAGAAGAATGTGACACTGATTTTGTCAATTGTTTGCCGTCCTCTGACACTGACGATAAGGTGAAGGTAGAATTGTTGAAAAAGATTGCAGATGCTAAAGGTGTTAAATTCAATAAACCAACACATCTCCGAAGAAAATGTGGAAAAGTTCTTACACAGAAAAGATGA
- the LOC125660637 gene encoding uncharacterized protein LOC125660637 isoform X3, with protein MSVTGPSSDGGGGTAGVAVVGTLVVIILLVIVVLGILLLYRRNKLPERMQSFITERIGDTRILCCQSEESHIVDPEVAAPMIVSTTDQEGYKGSTTKIHKLLRYVHHILKKELEVCDLKEQLIIYSASLKEHFNPTLLNDLNNVKHVEDYDQLDMKVVFALLMNLCSNIKPPATGWGYKPRDDDFSTGADLERIRTIWNEYCDNHCNNQQLNYVYGRMLEKYGENPTEAKLANPDEDEFKDIKIKIDAVRLKRDCNVEDGVVVTENIKSALTLLETSDVIICRGAIGCGKTTAMRYIQEKYEDKGWRSVWFEEYINEDDLRENEIQDTLLCCDNLFGTFNWYVFSSESVTSFEDVIKSKRERYKEHLKVVLGIHQHVYDKVMKFSRPQIFENKKSVVEMDALREAELLLIWKELKKEGHCVRDPSCYFKSIEFSSVSTKLSLNQGSVGKPFLLSMYTQHHALFANDDFTKSPVTTLVDKFKRIREENKELFYSLVYIMYVSVHKKDEEILDWAGSIESRLTKSSIEKCAEKFPGYLSEDDNTLELKHELLNIALFRACFGIEEMLCSLVYHCNKETVLQLTRIKEECDTDFVNCLPSSDTDDKVKVELLKKIADAKGVKFNKPTHLRRKCGKVLTQKR; from the exons ATGTCCGTAACTGGACCCAGCAGCGACGGAGGAGGGGGTACAGCTGGAGTGGCTGTAGTTGGTACATTGGTGGTTATAATTCTACTAGTGATTGTCGTCCTGGGCATACTACTCCTATACCGCCGCAACAAATTACCAGAGAGGATGCAAAGTTTTATAACAGAGAGAATAGGAG ATACAAGGATATTGTGTTGTCAAAGTGAAGAGAGCCATATTGTTG atcCTGAAGTTGCAGCTCCAATGATTGTTAGTACAACTGACCAAG AAGGATATAAAGGCAGTACAACAAAGATACATAAACTCTTAAGATATGTACaccatattttgaaaaaagaacttGAAGTGTGTGACTTGAAGGAACAACTTATCATATATTCAGCATCCTTGAAGGAACATTTTAACCCAACTTTGTTAAATGATCTGAACAATGTAAAACATGTTGAGGATTATGATCAATTAGACATGAAGGTCGTGTTTGCCTTGCTGATGAATTTGTGTAGCAACATTAAGCCCCCAGCAACAGGTTGGGGTTACAAGCCTCGTGATGACGATTTCTCTACTGGAGCTGACCTTGAGAGGATTCGCACGATATGGAATGAGTATTGTGACAATCACTGTAATAATCAACAGCTTAATTATGTGTATGGAAGAATGTTAGAGAAATATGGAGAAAATCCCACTGAAGCAAAATTGGCAAATCCAGATGAAGATGAATTCAAGgacattaaaattaaaattgatg cTGTTCGTTTGAAGAGAGATTGCAATGTTGAAGATGGAGTTGTTGTGACAGAGAATATAAAGTCAGCTCTGACACTGTTGGAGACCTCAGATGTCATCATTTGTAGAGGCGCCATTGGTTGTGGTAAAACAACTGCAATGAGGTACATACAGGAAAAGTACGAGGACAAAGGATGGCGATCAGTTTGGTTTGAGGAGTATATTAACGAAGATGACCTGAGGGAAAATGAAATTCAGGATACGTTGCTCTGTTGTGACAATCTGTTTGGAACATTCAACTGGTATGTTTTTTCATCCGAATCTGTAACCAGTTTTGAAGATGTTATAAAAAGCAAGAGAGAAAGATACAAAGAACACCTTAAAGTTGTATTAGGTATACATCAGCATGTCTATGATAAAGTCATGAAATTCAGTAGACCacaaatttttgaaaacaaaaaatcagTGGTTGAGATGGATGCACTCCGTGAAGCAGAACTGTTATTAATTTGGAAAGAATTGAAAAAGGAGGGTCACTGTGTCCGTGATCCAAGCTGTTACTTCAAAAGCATTGAATTCTCCTCCGTGTCCACAAAACTGTCTCTAAACCAAGGAAGTGTTGGGAAGCCATTCTTACTTTCTATGTATACTCAGCACCATGCTCTGTTCGCTAATGACGACTTCACGAAGTCTCCAGTAACAACGCTAGTGGATAAGTTTAAGAGAATTCGTGAGGAGAATAAGGAACTTTTCTATTCTCTTGTTTACATTATGTATGTAAGTGTGCACAAAAAAGATGAAGAGATCCTGGACTGGGCAGGTTCCATTGAATCAAGATTAACAAAGAGTAGTATAGAAAAATGCGCTGAAAAGTTTCCTGGGTATCTCTCTGAGGATGATAATACTTTGGAACTTAAACACGAACTGCTAAATATAGCACTTTTTAGGGCGTGTTTTGGGATTGAAGAAATGTTATGTTCACTTGTTTACCACTGTAACAAGGAAACAGTTCTTCAGCTAACAAGAATCAAAGAAGAATGTGACACTGATTTTGTCAATTGTTTGCCGTCCTCTGACACTGACGATAAGGTGAAGGTAGAATTGTTGAAAAAGATTGCAGATGCTAAAGGTGTTAAATTCAATAAACCAACACATCTCCGAAGAAAATGTGGAAAAGTTCTTACACAGAAAAGATGA